The stretch of DNA CGTCGAAATTTACATTTCCCATTCCCACGAGCGCAAGTAGTTGAAGAAACACGTCGCTGTCTACGGATAACGTGCCGTCCGTGTATATTACCGACGTGGAACTTCTGAAGTCATATTTGTTGCCCACGCCGCCCTGTCTTTTTATTCTTATGCCGCCGCTGTTGGCCGCCGCGAGAAATATTCCGCTTCCGGGCGGATTGGCCACGGCTTTGGCGGCCCCGACTTTCTTTAAAATCTCTCCGGTTCCCGTGTCGACGGATATCCGCGAAAAAGACGCAACATTTATATAGTAATCGACGTCAATCACCGGTGGCGACCCCAAGTCCTCGTACGCCCAGTACTCCACATTGTCGGAATTAAGAGGATCAGGGTTGGTGTCGCGTCCGACTATTCTGCCTTTGGAAACCTTGCGGGGATACCAGTCGGCCGGCGCCTGGGTGATGGCGCTGTAACTTACGACCGGCCCCCAGTGAACTATCAAACCCGGCTTCCACTGCATCGCTCCGTCGACGGATATGGCATTGTCGAACGCCTTGCGGGCGTATATGGCTTTAAGCGCGCGATTTTCCGGCGGTTGTATGGTGCGTCCTTCCGACACTATGGTTATTTCGTTTTCCAATGGTCCGGACGTTATGCGTATTCTGTACTGCCCGCCGATTATGTCGTCGTAAACGGAGTCAAAGTGATAGCCGTCAAGCGGCGTTCCGTTTTTTATCTGAGTCCAGTTGGATGTGGAGATTTTTATCGTCCAGAGTCCGCGTTCAAGACCCGCCTCGGCCAGATTGAAAGCCGTCACGCTTTTTTGCTCTTTCACCGTCCAGACGGCCTCGCGCTCCACCCAAATTACGAAAAGCGGCAGCATTATGCCGAGTATCACGAGTATCGCCAGAATCGGAACCAGCATCTGGCCTTTTTCGCCGGAGATAAAATTTGTTTTCGTCATTTGTTCATCACCATAACTTTTTCAGAGGCCATATGAAGGGCCTTTGTCCGCAATTCAAATATTTCCTGTTCCAGCGTCAACGATACCGATATGATTGACAAATCCTCGGACTTCGGAGGCGTAAACGCAAGGTATCTTATGTCCTCGGTCAGCGTTCTTGAATTGGTATTTCCGCCGGTGGTCACATCCATCATGAGACGCCTGCCGTTCTGATAAAACGACCAGACCTGCCCGTCGATTCTGGTAAAGGTTATGCGCGAATAGGGCGGCTGGCCGTTGACGCGGTCCAGCGTTACCGTGCTGACTTTGGCCTGTCTGAGATTGCGGTTTATAATAGAGAATATCACGCGGGCGTCTCTTTGAAGATTGATACGCACTTTGCTTAAACCCATATATCTGTTGAACTGGATCATAATCTGGGCGCCCAATGAAAATATCACGCCCATCATGGCTATAACCACCATCATTTCCGTCAGAGACATACCCCGCTTATTTTTTTTAATCATGGGAGTTACCAGTCAAAATTTACGTCGGACAGAGTTACGCCGGGCGTTACCGCGATGTTTGACGCCGTGCGAGTGCTTACAAAAACGGTGAGTCCGGAAACAGTCGGATAGAACGCCGCCATGTTGTAGAGCGTAGAGCCGCCGCGGACTTCCAGGGCGTAAGTGCCGTTTTCATAACTATTGGTCATATAATAAATCTGCGGCATATTCGGAACTATGACCGGCGGAGCGCTTGCGGATATTGACGATGTCGACGCGAATATCATTACGCCCGTCGAAATCGGATGTCCGTCGGAGCGCACATTGCCGGCAATCCTGCCGAATGCGTCGGTCACGGTGAAAGTTCCCACGAATAAGCTCTCGCCCAGCGATATATTTGCGGTTATCTCGTCGGGATCCGATGTTTCCTTGGCGTCAAGCTCCGGTTTTATCGTGCGCGTTCCCGTCGAAATATTCAATATGCTGAACCTTCCGTTCTGCGCCGACATCCCCACGCCCAGCACCGCGCCGCTCTCGTTGGCTGCCGTTACGGATATGCCGGGAAGCGGATTTATGCCGTCTCTGGTAATCCATCCGTCGACGCTTCCTCCCTGTGAAAGAACAAAATCAACTCCCGAAGTGACTGCTCCCAGCGTAACCGCGACGTTGTCCCTGGTCTGGCTCACGTAGTAGGAATTGTCCATATTGGGATTTGCTTCGACCGTATACGTTTCCGGCGTCACCGCCGCGATGTATCTTCCGGTAGTCGGATTGGCGGTGACTTCCGTCGACCCGATTCTTATTTTAATGGGCGACGGCGCGGATATCGGCGCGTTCAGCGCGTTGGTCACCTTGCCCGATACGTAGCCGGCAAGGAGTTCCTGATTTATAAAAGCCGAATGGAAGTCGGCCGACGGCCATGACGGCACGGTATCGGCCGACGGAACATTGACTACCTGTCCGTCGGACGTTATGGTTACGGAAGATAACGAACACGACAGTGTGCCCGAAGTAATCAAAATTATGTGTTGCCCCGTAGCGACCGAAGTGAGCGTGAACTCGGCCGCCGGCGGCGAACCGGTTTGCGAGGCCGTCACAGAGTACGACAATCCGTCGTTGGCGCTGACGGCGGCGCCTATGGCGGGCTTTCCCGCTACGACTGTCGCGGAATCGGATGAGTTTTTCGGCGGATACGACAAGGGCTTATATCCGATGAAGTCGTCGGAGTTATTGTGGGAGTCGTAGCATCGCGCGAACGTTCCGACGATGCCGCCCGTCGATGTTTTTCTGACGAACTGCTCGCCGCGCTCAAGTCCCAGTGATGGTTGTGGTATGCCGTTGCCTTCGCGGATGGGAGCGACTTTATTCCCGCCAGCGTCCACCCCGCGGTTCCAGCCGGCGCGGTCTATCCACTCGCCGTCGGAAATGCGGTATATCCCGACACCGCCGCCTGCGTAGGTCGGGCCGCTGTCTTCTTTGCATTTTATCACGTTCGGGTAGTCGTCCGTGGCCGTGTTCCAGACGGCGTCGGCGTTGCGAGCGATGCCGCCGATGATTATCGTGGTCGTGTTGGCGGCCAGATAATAACTTTGAGGCGGTATCGCAAGGGTGACATAATCCAGATTGATTGTCGTCGGCGGGTCGCTGTCGTCGTCTCCCGTGGATTTGTATTTGAGGCCGAAGACGCCCGAGTTTGCGCCGGTAGCCATTACCCACGCCGATGTCGTGGGATTGAATAATTCGACATACTCCTGGTCGAATACTGTGCTTGCGTTGAGAGTGCTTCCGACCACCTGCGATATTACCGGCCCGTTGTTGAGCCAGGCGTAACCGCGCGCCGTTCCCGACGCCATAGCCACCAATGCGAAGTTCTCCTCGGCTATTTCATTTTCTCCCAGGGTAATCTTGCGGCTTTGCGGAAAATATCCTCTGGCTTCGGCGTACAAAGTGTGCGTGCCATCGAAGCATTTTATCAGATAACTGCCGTCGGACGCGCTTGCCGAGCGCCATGCAATGTTCTCGGCGATAAAAATGTTGGCGCCCTCAATGGGCTGAGCCGACGAATATTTTTTCACCGTTCCGGCCACGCCTGCGCTCAGTTTGATTGTGTCGGGATTTGCTATCACACTTTTTATCTGCAACAGTTTCTTTTCGTTGCGTTGCGTCCAAACCACGCTTACCGTCACGGCTTTCATTCCCGTGTCCGGAGTGGAGCCGAAATATTTCAGTACGTTCCCGACTTCGGCGGCCATTTGAACATACGTGAGACGTTCGTACATCACTCCGCCTTCAAGAATCGCTTCCGGCGGATAGTACGCGGTGTCGTAGGCAACTGTGGTGGACAGGTCTGTCCTGTAGCTGGGCGACGGCGTCACCATAAGGCGGTTGTAAGAAATTTGACGGAGTATCTGGATTTTTTCCTGGGCGAGATTGGTGGCAAGGGTGCGGTTTTTAGTCGATTGTATGGCGTTTGTGATGGTATTAAAGGTGGACACGGCGGCAAGGAAAGCTATGGAAATGATTGAAACGGCCACCATAACTTCCACAAGGGTGAAACCCGCGCGGCTTTTTAGCCGCGTCGACACCATATATCCGCGATTTTGTGTTTTCATGTTAATCGGTACGCGATGCCGTTTTAATGAAAAACGAGATTGGGATATGATAGTATCCTAATCCCGGCCTCTAATAATCTCGACCTCTCTACTGATAGCACAAAACTCCGCCGGTTTCAAGTTATTTTTGTCGATGAGCCCAAAATCACTTTTTAATAAGCGGAGCCGTCGCCCTTGCGACGATAGCGGTCGCTTCGGCTATTGATATGGATCTTTTCCCGCCGCTTGCGCAGGATGTCGAGTTGAAAGAGAATCCGGCGGCGTGCTTATGTCCGCCTCCGCCATAACCGGTGACTATCGGCGTGAGGTCGATTTTTTTTGAGCGCATACTCACTTTAATGACGCCTTTGGCGGCGGGTTTTGCCTTAGCCGCGCCGACATCGGGGACTTCACGGATAAACGCCGCAACCTCGGAATCCCTGAGCATAATCGGAAAATTGACGAATCCTTCGGTGTCGCGCCACGTCGCGCCCGTCTCACGGAAGTCGCGGGCGTTTATGGTTATGACGGCCAGGCGGCCGTCCAAATAAGTTTTTGTCGACGAAAGCGCACGGCTCAGAAGTTTGATTTCGGCCATGGACTTATTGGCAAAAACTTCGGAACTCACTTTTGCGGGGTCGGCCCCGTTTCGCATTAACTCCGCCGCGGCTTCCAAGGTCTCCGGAGTGGTATTTTGCTGCACGAATCTGCCTGTATCCGTCAACATTCCGGTATAGAGACATTCGGCTATTTTTTTTGTGATGGGAGCGCCCATTTTTTTAAGAAGACGCAATATCATAAGGCACGTAGCGCTGGAATCGGGCTCTATCCAGTTGATGTCGCCGAACGACGCGCTCACCAAATGATGGTCGATATTTATTATCGTTCGTGCCTGGCGTGGC from Elusimicrobia bacterium HGW-Elusimicrobia-1 encodes:
- a CDS encoding bifunctional oligoribonuclease/PAP phosphatase NrnA; this encodes MKRTIAQIADVLKRSRSIFIAGHERPDGDTAGSALALAHALGAMKKKVSVFTKEPLPEYLKFLPGSSLIKRGAVPPSTKYDAAVILECSDLARMGNLISPRQARTIINIDHHLVSASFGDINWIEPDSSATCLMILRLLKKMGAPITKKIAECLYTGMLTDTGRFVQQNTTPETLEAAAELMRNGADPAKVSSEVFANKSMAEIKLLSRALSSTKTYLDGRLAVITINARDFRETGATWRDTEGFVNFPIMLRDSEVAAFIREVPDVGAAKAKPAAKGVIKVSMRSKKIDLTPIVTGYGGGGHKHAAGFSFNSTSCASGGKRSISIAEATAIVARATAPLIKK